Within Ralstonia pickettii DTP0602, the genomic segment GCCGCATCGGCGGCGCGCCGGTGGAGATCGACGGCCCGGCCACGGCGCGCGCGCATGGCGTGGCCGTGATCTACCAGGAGCTGAGCCTGGCGCCCAACCTGAGCGTGGCCGAGAACATCTACCTGGGCCGCCACCTGCACCGCCGCGGCATGGTCGACCGCGCCGGCATGGCGCGCGGCTGCGAGGCCACGCTGGCGCGGCTGGGGGCGGATTTCACGCCGGAGACGCCGGTGCATACGCTGTCGATCGCGCAGCGCCAGCTGGTGGAGATCGCCCGCGCGGTGCATTTCGAGACCCGCATCCTGGTGATGGACGAACCCACCACGCCGCTGTCCACGCGCGAGACGGATCGGCTGTTCGCGCTGATCCGCCAGTTGCGCGCCGAAGGCATGGCGATCATCTACATCAGCCATCGCATGGCAGAGATCGATGAGCTGGCCGACCGCGTCACCGTGCTGCGCGACGGCTGCTTCGTCGGCACCCTGGAGCGCGAGCAGCTGACGCGGGCCGCGTTGGTCAAGATGATGGTCGGGCGCGACCTGTCCGGCTTCTACACCCGCACCCATGGCGAGGTCGAGCCGGGCGAGATCATGCTGTCCGTACGCAATATGACCGACGGCCGCCGCGTGCGCGCGTGCAGCTTCGACCTGCGCGCCGGCGAGGTACTGGGCCTGGCCGGGCTGGTCGGCGCCGGCCGGACCGAACTGGCACGGCTGGTCTTTGGTGCCGATGCGCGCACCGAGGGTGCGGTCTTCGTCGCCGGCACGCCGCTGGCCGTCACCAGCCCGCGCCAGGCGATCGATGCCGGCATCGCCTACCTGACCGAGGACCGCAAGCTGCAAGGCCTGTTCCTGGACCAGAGCGTGCACGAGAACATCAACCTGATCGTAGCGGCGCGCGATGCGCTGCGCGGCGGGCGCCTCAACCGCGCCAGCGCGCGGCAACGCACTGCCTCGGCGATCCGGTCGCTCGGCATCCGCGTGGCGCATCCGCAGATCAATGTGGGGTCGCTGTCCGGGGGCAACCAGCAGAAGGTGATGCTGTCGCGCTTGCTGGAAACGCGGCCGCGCGTGCTGATCCTGGACGAGCCCACGCGCGGCGTGGATATCGGCGCCAAGGCGGAGATCTACCGGCTGATCAATGAGCTGGCGCGTTCCGGCGTGGCGGTGCTGCTGATTTCCAGCGAACTGCCAGAGGTGGTCGGGTTGTGCGACCGCGTGCTGGTGATGCGCGAGGGAGAGCTGGTTGGCGAGGTGCCGGGCAGTGCCGATGCCGCGGCCATGCAGGAGCAGATCATCGCGCTTGCCACGGGGGCCGGCCAGCCCACCCTGCACTAATCGAAGCGGGCTGTTTGCTCCCCGCTCCCATGAAGTGGGAGAGCGGAGCAAACAAGCGATTTCGGAAACGCCATAGCAAAAGCCACCTCGGACACGAACACGACCGCCCCAAGACAAACCGGCCGACACAGGCCCGACATTCAGCGATCAGGAGACACCATGCGCAATCCCCTCCATCCCACGGCCCACGCGGCCGCGGCTGCCGCCCCTGCCAACCGCCCTGCCCTGGCCGGCGCCACTGGCCGCGCCACCACGCAGGAACGCCTGCGCGCTCTCGGCATGCTGCCGGTGCTGGTGCTGCTGTGCCTCGGCTTCTCGCTGCTGACCGAGAACTTCGCCAGCCTGCAGAACCTCTCCATCATCGCGCAGCAGGCGTCGATCAACCTGGTGCTGGCCGCGGGCATGACCTTCGTGATCCTGACCGGCGGCATCGACCTGTCGGTCGGGTCGATCCTGTCGGTGTCCGCGGTGGTGGCAATGCTGGTATCGCTGATGCCGCAACTCGCCGCGCTGAGCGTGCCGGCGGCGCTGCTGTGCGGCCTGCTGTTCGGCCTGGTCAACGGCGCGCTGATCGCCTTCATGAAGCTGCCGCCCTTTATCGTGACGCTCGGCAGCCTGACCGCGGTGCGCGGGCTGGCGCGCCTGGTAGGCAATGACAGCACGGTCTACAACCCGGATATCGGCTTTGCCTTCATTGGCAACGGCGACCTGCTGGGCGTGCCGTGGCTGGTGGTGATCGCCGCCGCCGTGGTGGCGGTGTCGTGGGTGGTGCTGCGCCGCACGGTGCTGGGCCTGCAGATCTACGCGGTCGGCGGCAATGCCGAGGCGGCGCGCCTGTCGGGCATCAAGGTGTGGGTGGTGCTGCTGTTCGTCTACGCGGTGTCGGGGCTGCTGTCCGGGCTGGGCGGCGTGATGTCGGCGTCGCGGCTGTATGCGGCCAACGGGCTGCAGCTGGGCCAGTCGTATGAACTCGATGCGATCGCCGCGGTGATCCTGGGCGGCACCAGCTTCGTTGGCGGCGTCGGCTCCATTGCCGGCACGCTGGTGGGCGCGCTGATCATCGCGGTGCTGTCCAACGGGCTGATCCTGCTGGGTGTGTCGGATATCTGGCAATACATCATCAAGGGCCTGGTGATCATCGGCGCCGTGGCGCTCGACCGCTATCGCCAGAAGGGCTCTGCCCGTACCTGACAGTCGGCCCGACAGGAGACAGATCGTGATCCAACCCATCCTCAACGCCCTGGCGGCAGGCACCCTCGCCATGGTGTGTGCGCTCCCCGCCGTGGCACAGACGCCGGCGCAGCCTGCGTCCGCGCCAGCCCAGCAACGCCAGCTGAAAAAAGTCGGCGTGACACTGGGTTCCCTCGGCAACCCGTATTTCGTCGCCCTGGCGCGTGGCGCCGAGGCCGCGGCCCGGCAGGTCAATCCGCAGGCCAAGGTGACGGTGCTGTCGGCAGACTATGACCTGAACAAGCAGTTCACCCATATCGACAGCTTTATCGTCGCCAAGGTCGACCTGATCCTGATCAACGCCGCCGATGCGCGCGCGATCGAGCCGGCGGTACGCAAGGCGCGCAAGGCAGGCATCGTGGTGGTGGCGGTCGACGTTGCCGCCGCCGGCGCCGACGCCACCGTGCAGACCGACAACACCCAGGCCGGCGAGCTGGCCTGCGGCTATATCGCCGAGCAGCTCAAGGGACGCGGCAACGTGATCATCCAGAACGGCCCGCCGGTGTCGGCGGTGCTCGACCGCGTCAAGGGCTGCAAGACGGTGCTTGCGCGGCATCCGCAGATCCGCATCCTGTCCGACGACCAGGATGCCAAGGGTTCGCGCGAAGGCGGGCTGAACGTGATGCAGCTGTACCTGACGCGCTTCCCGAAGGTGGATGCGGTCTTCACCATCAACGATCCACAGGCCGTGGGCGCGGACCTGGCCGCGCGCCAGCTCAACCGCCGCGGCATCCTGATCGCCTCGGTCGACGGCGCGCCGGATATCGAGGCCGCGCTGAAGGCCGACACGCTGGTGCAGGCCTCGGCCAGCCAGGACCCGTGGGCCATCGCGCGCACGGCGGTGCAGCTCGGCGTGGACATGATGAACGGCCAGCGCCCCGCCAACCCGACCGTGCTGCTGCCGTCCACGCTGGTGACGCGCGCCAATGTCGGCCAATACAAAGGCTGGGCCACGCCGCGCTGAAGGCATGACCGGCCCCTCCACCCCTCTACTTCCTTTGACATGATGCACAGCCACCCTGCCGGCGCTTCGGTTCCCCAAGCTTCCCCGGAATTCGATTTCGTACTGTTCGGCGCCACCGGCGACCTGGCGCGGCGCAAGCTGCTGCCGGCGCTGTTCGACGCGCACGCCGCCGGCTCGCTACATCCACGCGGACGCATCCTGGCGCTGGGCAGCCAGCCGCTGGCGCATGACGCGTATCTGTCGATGCTCAACGATGAAGTGCTGCCGGGACTGGCCGGCAACGCGGCGGCTTCGGCCTGGCAGGGTTTTCTCGACCGCATCGTCTACCTGCAGGTCGATGCCAACGCCGACGGCGGCTTCGATGCGCTGGCCGAACTGGTCAATGCACGCGCCGCAGCGGTGGTGGTGTGCTACCTCGCCACCGCACCGCACCTGTTCGTCAGGATCTGCGAGCAGCTGGCGCGCGTGGGCCTGGCCGGCGAGCGCAGCCGCGTGGTGCTGGAGAAACCGCTCGGCCACGACCTGGCCTCGTCCGAAGCGATCAACGCCGAAGTGGCGCGCCACTTTGCCGAGGACCGCATCTACCGGATCGACCACTACCTGGGCAAGGAGTCGGTGCAGAACCTGATGGCGGTGCGCTTCGGAAACGTGCTGTTCGAACCGCTGTGGCGGCGTGAATGGGTGCGGCAGGTGCAGATCACGATTGCCGAAGAACTCGGCGTGGAGCGCCGCGGCAACTTCTACGACGGCATCGGCGCGCTGCGCGACATGGTGCAGAACCACCTGCTGCAGCTGCTGTGCATGGTGGCGATGGAACCGCCCACCAGCCTGTCTGAAGACGCCATCCGCGACGAGAAGCTGAAGATCCTGAAGGCACTGCGTCCGATCCGCCCCGAGGACGTCGCCGAGAAAGTGGTACGCGGCCAGTACTGCCGCGGCGCGGCCGGCGGCGATCCCGTGCCCGGCTACTCGAGCGAAGCGGGCATCGCCCCCGACAGCCGCACCGAGACCTTCGTCGCCATCCGCGCCGAGATCGCCAACTGGCGCTGGGCCGGCGTGCCGTTCTACCTGCGCACCGGCAAGCGCATGCAATCGCGCGTGGCGGAGATCGTGATCCACTTCCACGACGTGCCCTACCCGCTGTTCCCGCATCCGCTGGGCACCACGCCGGGCAACCGGCTGGTGATCACGCTGCAGCCGGAGGAAAGCATCCGGCTGTATTTCCTGACCAAGCAGCCGGGCGATACGCAGGCACTGCTGCCCGCCTCGCTCGACCTGCAGCTGACCAGCGCCGCGCCGCGCGTGCGCCGCGTCGGCGCGTATGAACGGCTGCTGCTCGACGTGATCCGCGGCCGGCTGGGCCTGTTCGTGCGGCGCGACGAACAGGTGCAGGCGTGGCGCTGGGTCGCACCGATCCTGAAGGCGTGGGAGAACACCACCGCGCCGCCCAAGCTGTACACCGCCGGCACCTGGGGGCCGGCGGCCTCCAGCGCCCTGCTGTCGCGCGATGGCCTGGCCTGGCATGAAGAGATGTAGTCCGAGTATTGCAGAGGAACCGAGATGACCACTTCCCTACCCGCCTGGCATGCCCTGCGCACGCACGCCGATACCCTGCGCGGCGCCCATATGCGCGACTGGTTCGCTGGCCCGCACGGCCAGGCGCGCGCCGAACGCTATGTCGCGGAAGCCTGCGGCCTGACGCTCGATTACGCCAAGAACCGCATCACTGACGAGACCCTGGCGCTGCTGTTCGCACTGGCCGCACAGGCACGGGTGGGCGAGCGGCGCGACGCCATGTTCGCCGGCGAAGCGGTCAACACCACCGAACACCGCGCCGCGCTGCATATCGCGCTGCGCGCCTATCCCGAGGACGGCTATCGCGCGCTCGGCGTGGCGGTCG encodes:
- the araG gene encoding arabinose ABC transporter ATP-binding protein (Part of the ABC transporter complex AraFGH involved in the high affinity transport of arabinose~K10441: rbsA; ribose transport system ATP-binding protein [EC:3.6.3.17]); protein product: MGAMPLPPHLHAAQASGPAPLLELRNISKTFPGVKALSNVQLTVHAGEVHALMGENGAGKSTLMKILSGAYIADGGGECRIGGAPVEIDGPATARAHGVAVIYQELSLAPNLSVAENIYLGRHLHRRGMVDRAGMARGCEATLARLGADFTPETPVHTLSIAQRQLVEIARAVHFETRILVMDEPTTPLSTRETDRLFALIRQLRAEGMAIIYISHRMAEIDELADRVTVLRDGCFVGTLEREQLTRAALVKMMVGRDLSGFYTRTHGEVEPGEIMLSVRNMTDGRRVRACSFDLRAGEVLGLAGLVGAGRTELARLVFGADARTEGAVFVAGTPLAVTSPRQAIDAGIAYLTEDRKLQGLFLDQSVHENINLIVAARDALRGGRLNRASARQRTASAIRSLGIRVAHPQINVGSLSGGNQQKVMLSRLLETRPRVLILDEPTRGVDIGAKAEIYRLINELARSGVAVLLISSELPEVVGLCDRVLVMREGELVGEVPGSADAAAMQEQIIALATGAGQPTLH
- a CDS encoding ABC transporter permease (K10440: rbsC; ribose transport system permease protein), producing MRNPLHPTAHAAAAAAPANRPALAGATGRATTQERLRALGMLPVLVLLCLGFSLLTENFASLQNLSIIAQQASINLVLAAGMTFVILTGGIDLSVGSILSVSAVVAMLVSLMPQLAALSVPAALLCGLLFGLVNGALIAFMKLPPFIVTLGSLTAVRGLARLVGNDSTVYNPDIGFAFIGNGDLLGVPWLVVIAAAVVAVSWVVLRRTVLGLQIYAVGGNAEAARLSGIKVWVVLLFVYAVSGLLSGLGGVMSASRLYAANGLQLGQSYELDAIAAVILGGTSFVGGVGSIAGTLVGALIIAVLSNGLILLGVSDIWQYIIKGLVIIGAVALDRYRQKGSART
- a CDS encoding RbsB (K10439: rbsB; ribose transport system substrate-binding protein), which translates into the protein MIQPILNALAAGTLAMVCALPAVAQTPAQPASAPAQQRQLKKVGVTLGSLGNPYFVALARGAEAAARQVNPQAKVTVLSADYDLNKQFTHIDSFIVAKVDLILINAADARAIEPAVRKARKAGIVVVAVDVAAAGADATVQTDNTQAGELACGYIAEQLKGRGNVIIQNGPPVSAVLDRVKGCKTVLARHPQIRILSDDQDAKGSREGGLNVMQLYLTRFPKVDAVFTINDPQAVGADLAARQLNRRGILIASVDGAPDIEAALKADTLVQASASQDPWAIARTAVQLGVDMMNGQRPANPTVLLPSTLVTRANVGQYKGWATPR
- a CDS encoding glucose-6-phosphate 1-dehydrogenase (K00036: G6PD, zwf; glucose-6-phosphate 1-dehydrogenase [EC:1.1.1.49]), producing the protein MMHSHPAGASVPQASPEFDFVLFGATGDLARRKLLPALFDAHAAGSLHPRGRILALGSQPLAHDAYLSMLNDEVLPGLAGNAAASAWQGFLDRIVYLQVDANADGGFDALAELVNARAAAVVVCYLATAPHLFVRICEQLARVGLAGERSRVVLEKPLGHDLASSEAINAEVARHFAEDRIYRIDHYLGKESVQNLMAVRFGNVLFEPLWRREWVRQVQITIAEELGVERRGNFYDGIGALRDMVQNHLLQLLCMVAMEPPTSLSEDAIRDEKLKILKALRPIRPEDVAEKVVRGQYCRGAAGGDPVPGYSSEAGIAPDSRTETFVAIRAEIANWRWAGVPFYLRTGKRMQSRVAEIVIHFHDVPYPLFPHPLGTTPGNRLVITLQPEESIRLYFLTKQPGDTQALLPASLDLQLTSAAPRVRRVGAYERLLLDVIRGRLGLFVRRDEQVQAWRWVAPILKAWENTTAPPKLYTAGTWGPAASSALLSRDGLAWHEEM